Proteins encoded by one window of Cylindrospermum stagnale PCC 7417:
- the nifN gene encoding nitrogenase iron-molybdenum cofactor biosynthesis protein NifN, whose protein sequence is MAIVNFENKALTVNPLKQSQALGASLAFLGLKGTIPLFHGSQGCTAFAKVVLVRHFREAIPLATTAMTEVTTILGGEENVEQAILTLVEKVNPEIIGLCSTGLTETRGDDIEGFLKEIRSRHPELNHLAVIYAPTPDFKGALQDGFAVAVESIVKEIPQAGGVKPEQVTILAGSTFTPGDVQEIREIVTAFGLEPIFVPDLGASLDGHLEDGYSAMTVSGTTLKQLRSLGSSAFTIALGESMRGAAKILQEQFGTAYEVFSDLTGLEPVDEFLQAIAVLSGNSVPEKYRRQRRQLQDAMLDTHFYFGAKRVSLALEPDLLWSMVAFLQSMGSQIHAAVTTTRSPLLEKLPVKSVTIGDLEDFEELAIGSDLLIGNSNVKAIAKRLSIPLYRLGLPIYDRLGNGQFTKVGYRGTMELLFGIGNLFLEQEESLVMNPSSLITNS, encoded by the coding sequence ATGGCGATCGTTAATTTTGAGAATAAAGCTCTAACAGTTAATCCACTGAAGCAAAGCCAAGCTTTGGGTGCATCTTTAGCTTTTTTGGGATTGAAGGGGACAATACCTTTATTTCACGGTTCCCAAGGTTGTACTGCTTTCGCCAAAGTTGTGTTAGTGCGGCATTTCCGGGAAGCGATTCCCCTAGCTACCACAGCGATGACAGAAGTAACTACCATTTTGGGTGGTGAAGAAAATGTCGAACAGGCAATTCTCACCTTGGTAGAAAAGGTTAACCCGGAAATTATTGGTTTATGTAGCACTGGGTTAACAGAAACTAGGGGGGATGATATTGAGGGTTTCTTAAAAGAAATTCGCTCACGTCATCCTGAACTAAATCATTTAGCGGTCATTTACGCCCCAACCCCAGATTTTAAAGGTGCTTTGCAAGATGGCTTTGCTGTTGCTGTTGAAAGCATAGTTAAGGAAATTCCCCAAGCTGGTGGTGTTAAACCTGAGCAAGTAACGATTTTGGCAGGTTCCACTTTTACACCGGGGGATGTGCAGGAAATTAGAGAAATTGTCACCGCTTTTGGACTAGAACCGATTTTTGTACCTGACTTGGGTGCTTCACTAGATGGACATCTAGAAGATGGTTATAGTGCGATGACGGTTAGCGGGACAACTCTCAAACAGCTACGTTCTTTGGGTAGTTCGGCTTTCACCATCGCTTTGGGTGAGAGTATGCGCGGTGCAGCCAAGATACTGCAAGAGCAGTTTGGCACAGCTTACGAAGTATTTAGTGATTTGACGGGATTAGAGCCGGTGGACGAGTTCCTCCAAGCAATAGCTGTTCTCAGCGGTAATAGCGTCCCAGAAAAATACCGCCGTCAACGCCGTCAATTACAAGATGCGATGTTGGACACGCACTTTTACTTTGGTGCTAAACGGGTATCCTTAGCTTTAGAACCAGATTTGCTGTGGTCAATGGTAGCTTTTTTGCAATCGATGGGAAGTCAAATTCATGCAGCGGTGACAACTACACGCTCACCATTGCTAGAGAAACTTCCGGTCAAAAGCGTGACCATTGGCGACTTAGAAGACTTTGAAGAATTGGCGATAGGGTCTGATTTGCTGATTGGTAATTCTAATGTAAAGGCGATCGCTAAACGGCTCTCTATTCCTCTCTATCGTCTCGGACTGCCCATTTATGACCGTTTAGGCAATGGTCAGTTCACAAAGGTTGGCTATCGCGGCACGATGGAACTTTTGTTTGGCATCGGCAACCTATTTTTAGAGCAAGAAGAGTCATTAGTCATGAATCCATCTTCATTAATAACTAACAGCTGA
- the nifX gene encoding nitrogen fixation protein NifX has translation MKIAFTTSDRIHINAHFGWAKEIDVYEITDKGYQFLETLKFEGDLKEDGNEDKITPKLDALVDCTIVYVLAIGGSAAARLIKKGVTPVKAKSEEEEIADVLNKLVQTLKGNPPPWLRKALQPKTATFLDEVEDEATV, from the coding sequence ATGAAAATCGCCTTCACCACCAGTGACCGGATTCATATTAATGCCCACTTCGGATGGGCCAAAGAAATTGATGTTTATGAAATCACCGATAAGGGATATCAATTTCTCGAAACTCTGAAATTTGAAGGCGACCTCAAAGAAGACGGGAATGAAGATAAAATCACACCCAAACTTGACGCCTTAGTTGACTGCACCATTGTTTATGTTCTCGCAATTGGTGGTAGTGCTGCCGCTCGTTTAATCAAAAAGGGTGTTACCCCAGTCAAGGCGAAATCAGAAGAAGAAGAAATTGCTGATGTACTAAATAAGTTAGTGCAAACTCTCAAAGGCAATCCTCCCCCTTGGCTGCGTAAAGCTTTACAGCCAAAAACCGCTACATTTCTCGATGAAGTTGAAGACGAAGCAACCGTATGA
- a CDS encoding NifX-associated nitrogen fixation protein yields the protein MTANNSVPGTTTIAELNSPFLKTLVKQIRGQDSYGFYRTWSDDLILKPFIVTKQKKREISIEGEVDPATQARIMAFFRAVAAGIEQETGLISQVVVDLSHEGFGWALVFSSRLLLTVKTLRDAHRYGFDSLEKLAEEGEGFVQKGIDLAKRFPEVGSL from the coding sequence ATGACCGCAAATAATAGTGTACCCGGAACCACCACAATTGCCGAGTTAAACTCACCTTTCCTCAAGACATTAGTCAAACAAATCCGTGGTCAAGATAGCTATGGATTTTATCGCACTTGGTCGGATGATTTGATTCTCAAACCCTTTATTGTCACCAAACAAAAGAAACGAGAAATTTCTATTGAAGGTGAAGTTGATCCGGCAACTCAAGCACGAATCATGGCATTTTTTCGGGCTGTAGCTGCTGGTATTGAACAAGAAACAGGTTTGATTTCTCAGGTTGTAGTTGATTTGAGCCATGAAGGATTTGGCTGGGCGCTAGTCTTTTCTAGTCGTCTGTTACTAACTGTAAAAACCTTGCGTGATGCTCATCGCTATGGCTTTGACTCCCTAGAAAAATTAGCAGAAGAGGGAGAAGGTTTTGTCCAAAAAGGAATTGATTTAGCGAAGCGCTTTCCCGAAGTAGGCAGCCTGTAA
- a CDS encoding CCE_0567 family metalloprotein, translating into MTIEELKGQIRKLNSKAGQMKMDLHDLAEGLPTDYKTLMDVAAETFEIYDKLDKLKQQLKELENGK; encoded by the coding sequence ATGACGATTGAGGAACTGAAAGGGCAGATTAGAAAGCTAAACAGCAAAGCTGGTCAAATGAAGATGGATCTGCATGATTTAGCAGAAGGGCTGCCAACAGATTACAAAACACTTATGGATGTTGCGGCTGAAACTTTTGAAATCTACGACAAGTTAGACAAGCTCAAGCAACAGCTAAAAGAATTGGAGAATGGTAAATGA
- the nifW gene encoding nitrogenase-stabilizing/protective protein NifW: protein MSGTIDEFKKLVDAEEFFHFFNLPYDHDVVHVNRLHILKKFSQYINEIDDNSADLSPEEKLNQYSAAFQKAYEVFLESTPQEQKLFKVFNDKAKNVVKLTEITSD, encoded by the coding sequence ATGAGCGGAACTATTGATGAATTCAAGAAACTCGTAGATGCAGAAGAGTTTTTTCACTTTTTTAACCTGCCCTACGACCATGACGTTGTGCATGTTAATCGGTTACACATTTTGAAAAAGTTTTCTCAATACATCAATGAAATTGATGATAATTCTGCTGACTTGAGTCCAGAAGAAAAATTAAATCAATATTCTGCGGCTTTCCAAAAAGCCTATGAAGTATTTCTTGAATCAACACCCCAGGAACAAAAGCTGTTCAAAGTCTTTAATGACAAGGCGAAGAATGTAGTCAAGCTGACAGAAATCACTTCTGATTAG
- a CDS encoding HesA/MoeB/ThiF family protein, producing MVNLTPTELERYRRQMMLPNFGEAAQKRLKSATVLVTGVGGLGGTAALYLAVAGVGRLILVRGGDLRRDDMNRQVLMTDDWIGKPRVFKAKETLDAINPDVQVEAVHDYVTPENVDALVQSADMAIDCAHNFTERNLLNEACVRWRKPMVEAAMDGMEAYLTTIIPGVTPCLSCLFPEKPDWDRRGFSVLGAVSGTLACLASLEAIKLITGFSQPLLSQLLTMDLVRLEFAKRRSYRDRACPVCGNTAPWRYSHPPSIECEV from the coding sequence GTGGTAAACCTGACGCCTACCGAATTAGAACGCTATCGTCGCCAAATGATGCTCCCTAATTTTGGTGAAGCAGCTCAGAAACGCCTGAAGTCAGCGACAGTTTTGGTTACAGGTGTGGGGGGATTAGGTGGTACAGCGGCACTTTACCTAGCAGTAGCGGGTGTCGGACGGCTAATCTTAGTCCGGGGTGGTGACTTGCGGCGAGATGATATGAATCGTCAAGTTCTCATGACAGACGATTGGATAGGAAAGCCAAGGGTATTCAAAGCCAAAGAAACTCTGGATGCGATTAATCCTGATGTCCAAGTGGAAGCGGTGCATGATTACGTCACCCCGGAAAATGTAGATGCGTTGGTGCAATCCGCTGATATGGCTATTGACTGCGCCCACAATTTTACAGAGCGCAATTTGTTGAATGAGGCTTGTGTGCGCTGGCGTAAGCCAATGGTAGAAGCCGCAATGGACGGGATGGAAGCTTACCTGACGACGATTATTCCCGGTGTAACTCCTTGTTTATCCTGTCTATTTCCAGAAAAGCCTGATTGGGATCGGCGCGGCTTTTCTGTGCTGGGGGCTGTTTCGGGGACACTGGCTTGTCTGGCGTCTTTGGAGGCTATCAAGCTGATTACCGGGTTTAGTCAGCCGCTATTGTCGCAACTGCTGACAATGGATTTAGTTCGGCTGGAATTTGCCAAACGTCGTTCATATCGCGATCGCGCTTGTCCAGTATGCGGTAATACTGCACCCTGGAGATATTCGCACCCCCCATCAATTGAGTGTGAAGTCTAA
- a CDS encoding HesB/IscA family protein: MTITLTEKAEFRLRAFVRGSAPETNDANKGVRISAKDGGCNGYEYGIDITSKPQPDDLAIQQGSVLLYIDAKSMPLLDGMVIDFVEGVMESGFKFTNPNATDTCGCGKSFKTGDCTPPGVPCS, from the coding sequence ATGACTATTACTTTAACTGAAAAAGCAGAATTTCGTCTGCGGGCGTTCGTCCGGGGTTCCGCTCCCGAAACTAACGACGCAAACAAAGGTGTCCGCATCTCCGCAAAAGATGGTGGTTGCAATGGTTATGAGTATGGAATCGATATTACCAGCAAACCACAACCAGATGATTTAGCAATTCAACAAGGCAGTGTTTTGCTTTACATTGACGCCAAAAGTATGCCGTTATTAGACGGAATGGTTATCGATTTTGTTGAGGGAGTAATGGAAAGTGGCTTTAAGTTCACTAACCCCAATGCAACAGATACCTGCGGTTGTGGAAAATCCTTTAAAACAGGTGACTGTACACCACCCGGCGTACCTTGCAGCTAA
- a CDS encoding 2Fe-2S iron-sulfur cluster-binding protein, which produces MASYQVRLINKKDNLDSTIEVDEDTTILAAAEENGIELPFSCHSGSCSSCVGKVTEGEVDQSDQIFLDDEQMEKGYALLCVTYPRSNCTIKTHQEAYLV; this is translated from the coding sequence ATGGCAAGCTATCAAGTTAGATTAATCAACAAAAAAGACAACCTCGACTCCACAATTGAAGTTGACGAAGATACCACCATCCTAGCGGCAGCAGAAGAAAACGGTATTGAGTTACCTTTCTCTTGTCACTCAGGTTCTTGCTCTAGCTGTGTTGGTAAAGTTACAGAAGGTGAAGTTGATCAATCAGATCAAATCTTCTTAGATGATGAGCAAATGGAAAAGGGATACGCTCTACTTTGCGTTACTTATCCCCGTTCTAATTGCACAATCAAAACACATCAAGAAGCTTATCTCGTATAA
- a CDS encoding FeoA family protein: protein MYTPFTIIGCSLELLKPGERGIVIFCKSQDETIRKKLISMGITSGTNITLEQRFPAWIIKIKNTTSLTIDRETARAIYLRIIDHV, encoded by the coding sequence ATGTATACCCCCTTTACTATTATCGGCTGCTCATTAGAATTGCTGAAACCAGGAGAGCGAGGAATCGTCATTTTCTGTAAGTCTCAAGATGAAACAATCCGGAAAAAACTGATTTCAATGGGGATAACTTCAGGCACTAACATCACTTTAGAACAACGCTTTCCCGCTTGGATTATTAAAATTAAAAACACTACATCCTTAACAATAGACAGAGAAACTGCCCGCGCTATTTATCTGCGGATTATTGATCATGTATAA
- a CDS encoding TOBE domain-containing protein, with product MEVSARNFLKTTVKKIVTGSVNTEVTLELAPGVEVVSIITKSSAEKLGLAEGKQAYALIKSSDVIVAVD from the coding sequence ATGGAAGTTAGCGCTCGTAATTTTCTCAAAACTACTGTGAAAAAGATTGTAACTGGTTCAGTTAATACTGAAGTGACTTTAGAACTAGCACCAGGAGTAGAAGTGGTGTCAATCATCACAAAATCATCAGCGGAAAAGCTGGGACTGGCAGAGGGTAAGCAGGCTTATGCTTTAATTAAATCTTCAGACGTGATAGTTGCTGTTGATTAG
- a CDS encoding ankyrin repeat domain-containing protein, whose protein sequence is MSQKSRQDLSTFTSQWLIAKGYNAEDLNQPGDNGDTALMKATREGVSTVVQELINAGADINAKNNDNNNALWFACFGNHYDLINLLIAAKININNQNDNGATVLMYAASAGKTEVVKLLLEHHPNMNLRNLDDYKAIDFASNIEVLRLIKNATK, encoded by the coding sequence ATGAGTCAAAAAAGTAGACAAGACTTGAGTACATTCACCAGCCAATGGCTAATAGCAAAAGGCTACAATGCTGAAGATTTAAATCAGCCTGGTGATAATGGTGATACAGCTTTGATGAAAGCTACTAGAGAAGGCGTTTCTACAGTTGTTCAAGAACTAATTAATGCAGGTGCGGATATCAATGCCAAGAATAACGATAACAATAATGCTTTGTGGTTTGCTTGTTTTGGCAATCACTACGATTTAATTAATTTACTGATTGCCGCCAAAATTAACATTAACAACCAAAATGATAATGGGGCAACTGTTTTAATGTATGCAGCATCAGCCGGCAAAACAGAAGTTGTAAAGTTGTTGCTAGAGCATCATCCTAACATGAATTTACGAAATTTGGATGATTACAAAGCTATTGATTTTGCTAGCAATATAGAAGTATTAAGGCTGATTAAGAATGCCACAAAATAA
- a CDS encoding nitroreductase family protein yields the protein MPQNKIYRENYHEKTKHSYLSVQIDPNYVDASTQPSAFKVYPKFYRRLKLNGDNPNHTFIWLSSAITFEKLYKDVPYKLRVNPSAGALYPTEVYVQIRGVEGIIDGIYHLELENNYLTLIYELIDDGLESYIIPGKSINGFIFLIGCVYYRSSWKYQDRSMRYCFLDSGHHLGAIAASAYLHEKNTQLIFDFDKLGLNADLGFENKEFITGCVISGEAQEKKVRRLRLKVPFVSGTDYFEPNQFVEDAYQATSVQPSRQQKLEYPQFDLCQDKFFEAVWNRRSIRRFQKYSISQKDYWQIFQAVQQPIPTENFEEIEIYSVVHRVEGMSPGLYKGTHLIKAGNFSEKTGYLCINQAIARDGAVTVFFVSDYINYQTALQLAGFLGQRVYLFSNYWGVECSGIGAYYDDETQEFLGTDKAVLYAMTIGI from the coding sequence ATGCCACAAAATAAGATTTATAGGGAAAACTATCACGAAAAAACTAAACATTCTTACTTATCGGTACAGATTGATCCAAATTATGTAGATGCATCAACCCAACCATCTGCATTTAAAGTTTATCCCAAGTTTTATCGGAGATTGAAATTAAATGGCGATAATCCAAATCATACTTTCATCTGGTTAAGTAGTGCGATTACCTTTGAGAAGCTGTATAAAGATGTCCCCTATAAACTGCGGGTAAATCCATCAGCAGGTGCTTTGTATCCGACAGAGGTTTACGTCCAGATTCGTGGTGTGGAGGGGATAATCGATGGTATCTACCATCTAGAACTTGAGAATAATTATCTAACTCTGATTTATGAATTAATTGATGATGGGTTGGAGAGTTATATTATACCGGGAAAAAGTATCAACGGATTCATTTTTTTAATCGGTTGTGTTTATTATAGGTCTAGCTGGAAATATCAAGACAGAAGCATGAGATATTGCTTTCTAGATAGCGGACATCATTTAGGTGCAATTGCTGCTTCAGCTTATCTTCACGAGAAAAACACCCAATTAATCTTTGATTTTGATAAACTCGGTTTAAATGCAGATTTAGGCTTTGAGAATAAAGAGTTTATTACTGGTTGTGTGATATCGGGAGAAGCGCAAGAGAAGAAAGTCAGACGCTTAAGGCTAAAAGTTCCTTTTGTGTCTGGGACTGATTATTTTGAACCTAATCAATTTGTTGAAGATGCTTATCAAGCAACATCTGTACAACCTAGTCGTCAGCAAAAACTAGAGTATCCTCAATTTGATTTGTGTCAAGATAAGTTTTTTGAAGCCGTTTGGAATAGACGTTCTATTAGACGGTTTCAAAAGTACTCTATTTCCCAGAAAGATTATTGGCAAATTTTCCAAGCCGTTCAGCAGCCAATACCGACTGAGAATTTTGAGGAAATAGAAATTTACTCGGTGGTGCATCGAGTAGAGGGGATGTCACCTGGGTTATATAAAGGTACACATTTAATTAAGGCGGGTAACTTTAGCGAAAAGACGGGTTACTTGTGCATTAACCAAGCTATTGCTAGAGATGGCGCGGTAACTGTATTTTTTGTGTCCGATTATATAAATTATCAAACTGCTCTGCAATTAGCCGGATTTTTAGGACAAAGAGTGTATCTATTTAGTAACTATTGGGGAGTTGAGTGTAGTGGCATTGGTGCTTACTATGATGATGAAACTCAAGAGTTTCTCGGAACTGATAAGGCTGTACTTTATGCAATGACAATTGGAATATAA
- a CDS encoding hydrogenase maturation protease has protein sequence MLTIIGCGNLNRNDDAVGVIIAQRLQQFIAQNPHPNVRVYDCGTAGMEVMFQARGSKTLIIIDASATNSEPGAIFKVPGKELEALPEPSYNLHDFRWDNALAAGRKIFQDDFPQEVTVYLIEAANLGFGLELSPAVEHAANLVFEELTELISNPKSKI, from the coding sequence ATGCTAACTATTATCGGCTGTGGTAATCTCAACCGTAATGATGATGCCGTAGGCGTAATTATTGCCCAACGCCTACAGCAATTTATCGCCCAAAATCCTCACCCCAACGTGCGCGTTTATGACTGTGGCACAGCCGGCATGGAAGTGATGTTTCAAGCCAGAGGCAGCAAAACATTAATTATTATTGATGCTAGTGCCACAAATTCCGAACCAGGTGCTATATTTAAAGTCCCAGGTAAAGAACTAGAGGCACTGCCAGAACCTAGTTATAACTTGCATGATTTCCGCTGGGATAATGCTTTAGCTGCCGGGAGGAAAATCTTTCAAGATGACTTTCCCCAAGAGGTGACAGTTTACCTCATTGAAGCAGCAAATCTTGGTTTTGGATTGGAGTTAAGTCCTGCTGTCGAACATGCTGCTAATTTGGTTTTTGAGGAATTAACCGAACTTATCAGCAATCCAAAATCTAAAATCTAA
- a CDS encoding SET domain-containing protein encodes MLVVRDTEAKGRGIFAHKDFAKGEVIEKACVIVIPKEQVKLITHTVLFNYYFNWHGESGAIALGLASLFNHSYHPNALYVKNFAKRVIEVIAYQDIAEGEEVTVNYNGVVDDVTPVWFDAVE; translated from the coding sequence ATGCTAGTAGTTCGTGATACAGAGGCTAAAGGTAGAGGTATATTTGCCCATAAGGATTTTGCTAAAGGAGAAGTTATTGAAAAAGCTTGTGTGATTGTTATCCCCAAAGAGCAAGTTAAATTAATTACTCATACGGTTTTATTTAATTATTATTTTAATTGGCATGGAGAAAGTGGCGCTATAGCTTTAGGTTTGGCGTCACTTTTTAATCATTCTTATCATCCTAATGCGCTTTATGTGAAAAATTTTGCTAAAAGGGTGATTGAGGTGATTGCTTATCAGGATATAGCTGAAGGCGAGGAAGTTACTGTCAATTATAATGGTGTTGTGGATGATGTTACGCCTGTTTGGTTTGATGCGGTGGAATGA
- a CDS encoding DUF6887 family protein, which produces MSNQELRQYFLKHRQDKAAVFSKTYIINVYNKN; this is translated from the coding sequence ATGTCTAACCAAGAGTTGAGACAGTATTTCCTGAAACATCGGCAAGATAAAGCCGCAGTTTTTTCCAAAACATACATTATAAATGTGTACAATAAGAATTGA
- a CDS encoding type II toxin-antitoxin system PemK/MazF family toxin gives MYLVNFDPTVGAEIKKTRPALILQNDVSNQHSPITVVAAITSQFTEPLYPTEVLIKVPEGGLQIDSVVLLNQIRSIDR, from the coding sequence GTGTATTTGGTCAATTTCGATCCAACTGTTGGGGCAGAAATTAAAAAGACACGTCCAGCTTTAATCTTACAAAACGATGTTTCTAACCAGCACAGTCCTATAACTGTTGTCGCTGCTATCACCTCCCAGTTTACAGAACCTTTGTATCCCACAGAAGTGCTGATTAAAGTACCAGAAGGGGGTTTACAGATAGATTCGGTGGTACTCCTCAATCAAATTCGTTCAATTGACAGGTAA
- a CDS encoding site-specific integrase codes for MSGQNQNQGNCEGTYSTSTDEYANADSTDWFADMFADFEPQNTTDGSYRGTMAKIKATELQYQEVFQQKFVEANTNLKRDRIRVTIKQTGNSLQLRATLPLKPGDCSLGKEKKQYDLSLGIPANLEGLKTAIEESYELGKLIARHTFEWNEKYLGIKSREKQEIKNIGELLDTFDEKYYQTRQKTITSQNTFANYISVIKRNFPSTTLATKNHLEEIINSFQGNKKNELIAVTSVFIKTFQLGFILDVTRDHVTPAHREIPDNDKIISAFDLFEKFALNRKNTNITDEIDTWEMWRWVYGMLATFGLRPRELFVEPDINWWMSPQNIDHTWKVNKNTKTGYREVIPFVPEWIELFDLQNPKPLKILEKKVTKIASVQNINWMRRDISRWFRKVGIEFQPYDLRHACAIRAHLQGIPIKAAADNLGHTVDEHTKTYQRWFGIENRKKAFGEVISQKSLIELQKNEILALRTENERLKLEVEKLKFSENV; via the coding sequence ATGAGCGGACAAAATCAAAACCAGGGTAATTGCGAGGGGACATATTCCACATCTACAGATGAATATGCAAATGCAGACTCAACCGACTGGTTCGCAGATATGTTTGCAGATTTTGAGCCGCAGAACACTACAGACGGTAGCTATAGAGGAACAATGGCGAAAATAAAAGCAACAGAATTACAGTATCAAGAAGTTTTTCAGCAGAAGTTTGTCGAAGCTAATACTAATTTAAAAAGGGATAGAATTAGAGTTACTATTAAACAAACTGGCAATTCTCTCCAGTTAAGGGCTACCCTACCGTTAAAACCAGGCGATTGCAGTTTGGGTAAGGAAAAAAAGCAATATGATTTGTCTCTAGGGATACCAGCAAATTTAGAAGGACTGAAAACCGCCATCGAGGAAAGTTACGAGTTGGGTAAATTAATTGCTCGTCATACCTTCGAGTGGAATGAGAAGTATTTAGGAATTAAGTCTAGAGAGAAGCAAGAGATAAAAAATATTGGTGAATTATTAGATACATTTGATGAAAAATATTATCAAACCCGCCAGAAAACCATAACCAGTCAAAATACTTTTGCTAACTATATATCTGTTATTAAAAGAAACTTTCCTTCAACAACTTTAGCAACAAAAAATCATCTTGAAGAAATTATTAATTCATTTCAGGGAAATAAAAAAAATGAATTAATTGCGGTAACTTCTGTTTTTATTAAAACTTTTCAGTTGGGATTTATACTTGATGTGACGCGGGATCATGTCACTCCTGCTCATCGAGAAATACCTGACAATGATAAAATAATATCTGCTTTTGACCTCTTTGAAAAATTCGCCCTCAATCGCAAAAATACAAATATCACTGATGAAATAGACACCTGGGAAATGTGGCGTTGGGTATATGGAATGTTGGCGACTTTTGGGTTAAGACCAAGGGAATTATTTGTGGAACCAGATATTAATTGGTGGATGTCTCCCCAAAATATAGATCATACTTGGAAGGTCAATAAAAATACCAAAACTGGATATCGAGAAGTTATCCCTTTTGTTCCTGAATGGATAGAATTATTTGATTTACAAAATCCCAAACCATTAAAGATTTTAGAAAAAAAGGTGACAAAAATTGCATCTGTGCAAAATATTAATTGGATGCGGAGAGATATATCCAGATGGTTTAGAAAGGTGGGAATTGAGTTTCAACCCTACGATTTGCGTCATGCTTGCGCGATTCGAGCGCATCTTCAAGGAATACCCATCAAAGCCGCAGCAGACAATTTAGGTCATACTGTTGATGAACACACAAAAACCTATCAAAGATGGTTTGGGATTGAAAACCGGAAAAAAGCCTTTGGTGAGGTAATTAGTCAAAAGTCATTAATTGAGTTACAGAAAAATGAAATATTGGCGCTACGGACGGAGAATGAAAGGTTGAAATTGGAAGTTGAAAAGTTGAAATTCTCGGAAAATGTTTAG
- a CDS encoding HNH endonuclease, which yields MIKIQTSGQKPESVSISTEESLSISTEKSLLIAAWAYGLKENESIHRFSLFAFVQSHIKDAPEENLQGFIEKDSSNWTGIRKGNYKLTSLAFKQILDLDFDTPKVILPKNILYTFKRQIENSEISVTVDTVKRKYIVKQDNCSRKAVDVVEYLKIKKFDIPTKDTSKPRKVFNWILSGDYHWTIDTTIEETISLEVIERFKDLDEEEVFSEGKEKYSVHKSKERNQKLVARKKQEALSVNPNLPCEICKFSFKERYGELGDKFIEAHHIFPISELTEATETKLEDLILVCSNCHKMIHRTRPWLTKEEIKRFLK from the coding sequence ATGATTAAAATTCAAACTTCGGGACAGAAACCAGAATCGGTAAGTATTTCGACTGAAGAGTCATTAAGTATTTCGACTGAAAAGTCATTGCTTATAGCGGCTTGGGCATATGGGCTTAAAGAAAACGAATCAATTCATAGGTTTTCTTTGTTTGCTTTCGTGCAATCTCATATCAAAGACGCACCGGAAGAAAACTTGCAAGGATTCATTGAAAAAGATTCATCAAACTGGACTGGCATTAGAAAAGGCAATTACAAATTAACATCTCTTGCTTTTAAACAGATACTTGATCTTGATTTTGATACTCCCAAGGTTATTTTGCCTAAAAATATTTTGTATACATTCAAACGTCAAATTGAAAATTCGGAAATTAGTGTTACTGTCGATACTGTCAAGAGAAAATATATTGTTAAACAAGACAATTGTTCACGAAAAGCGGTTGATGTTGTAGAGTATCTTAAAATAAAAAAATTTGATATTCCTACAAAGGACACTTCAAAGCCTAGAAAAGTATTTAATTGGATATTATCGGGTGACTACCATTGGACAATCGACACAACAATTGAGGAAACGATTTCTTTGGAAGTTATTGAAAGATTTAAAGATTTAGATGAAGAAGAAGTTTTCTCTGAAGGGAAGGAGAAGTATAGCGTTCACAAGTCAAAAGAGAGAAATCAAAAACTTGTCGCTAGAAAAAAGCAAGAAGCGTTATCAGTAAACCCAAATCTGCCTTGTGAGATATGCAAATTCTCTTTTAAGGAACGGTATGGGGAACTTGGAGACAAATTTATAGAAGCCCATCACATTTTTCCTATTTCGGAATTGACTGAAGCAACAGAAACGAAATTAGAAGACTTAATTTTGGTATGTTCTAATTGTCATAAGATGATACATCGCACAAGACCTTGGTTAACGAAAGAAGAAATAAAAAGGTTTCTAAAATAA